Genomic segment of Candidatus Bathyarchaeota archaeon:
GACTATCCAGAGGTTAGACTTCCAAGGGCTGTCAAGATGCATGTCGCCGAGGTCCTCCATGACCCCGCAGAGTGGGCTAGGCTCTCAGTCGAGAGGTTTGGAGCTGAGATGGTGAATGTCCACCTCCTCAGCATAGACCCCCTGATAAAGAATACCCCTCCAAGAGAAGCCGTTAACACGGTTGAGGAGGTACTACAAGCTGTAGATGTTCCGATAGCCGTAGGAGGCTGCGGTGATCCGAAAAAGGACCTTGAGGTCTTCAGGGCAGTCGCCGAGGCCACTAAGGGGGAGCGAATCCTATTCGGCTCAGTAACCTTGGATATGGATATTGAGGCCACAGCTAAGGTCGTGGAGGAGCACGGACACAGAGTCATAGCCTTTACATCGATGGATGTGAACAAGGCCAGGGAGCTGAACAGGAAGCTCTATGAGTATATGCCCAAGGAGCACATAGTCATGGACACGACGACGGCGGCGTTGGGCTACGGCCTCGACTACGCCTTCACAGTGATGGAGAGGGCCCGCCTCGCCGCCCTGAAGGGAGACCCAGAGCTCAACCACCCCATCTCCTCAGGGGCTACCAACGCCTGGGCTGCGAGGGAGGCATGGATGCAGCTCGGCCCTCAATGGGCTCCCAGGGAGCTGAGGGGACCCCTATGGGAGACGATAACCGCCGAGACCCTCCTCCTAGCAGGGGTAGACTACTTCATGATGATGCACCCGGCCTCTGTGAAGGCGATAAAGATGATGATCGACAACCTGATGAAGAAGAGCACGCTCGAGAGGCCCATAGATTGGGTTGGACTTAGGATATAGGGGCGATGAAGGATGCCCGCCAAGGAGTTAAGCCCCATAGATGTATACAAGCTCCTCCCAGGTACAAACTGTA
This window contains:
- the cdhD gene encoding CO dehydrogenase/acetyl-CoA synthase subunit delta, with product MSGAKKKDQPLPLGLDILEALAKLQEVELEDVEMDFEELELSLSPGPFMVPAPRAQVELPGVKAKPTSLLEAEFQLPVEEYPGMVVEVELGATRAEGGSRGRTLVIGGERAPAYYSFLQETPHRPVIAIDVFDYPEVRLPRAVKMHVAEVLHDPAEWARLSVERFGAEMVNVHLLSIDPLIKNTPPREAVNTVEEVLQAVDVPIAVGGCGDPKKDLEVFRAVAEATKGERILFGSVTLDMDIEATAKVVEEHGHRVIAFTSMDVNKARELNRKLYEYMPKEHIVMDTTTAALGYGLDYAFTVMERARLAALKGDPELNHPISSGATNAWAAREAWMQLGPQWAPRELRGPLWETITAETLLLAGVDYFMMMHPASVKAIKMMIDNLMKKSTLERPIDWVGLRI